One Halobaculum sp. CBA1158 DNA segment encodes these proteins:
- the ftsZ gene encoding cell division protein FtsZ yields the protein MDSIVEDAINEAEEEAGEPGDDGAPAGSDSAGGTAPDAGGSPDADGDAPRTGKMTDEELQDVLKDLQTNITVVGCGGAGGNTVNRMFEEGIHGADLVAANTDVQHLVNIEADTKILMGQEKTQGRGAGSLPQVGEEAAIESQNEIRESLEGSDMVFVTAGLGGGTGTGSAPVVAKAAREIGALTIAIVTTPFTAEGEVRRTNAEAGLERLRDVADTVIVVPNDRLLDAVGKLPVRQAFKISDEVLMRSVKGITELITKPGLVNLDFADVRTVMEKGGVAMIGLGESDSDTKAQESVQSALRSPLLDVDISGANSALVNVTGGSDMSIEEAEGVVEEIYDRIDPDARIIWGTSIDEELEGQMRTMIVVTGVDSPQIYGRNEAAQVAAGDNLEDIDYVE from the coding sequence ATGGATTCCATCGTCGAGGACGCGATTAACGAGGCCGAGGAGGAGGCCGGGGAGCCGGGGGACGACGGCGCTCCCGCGGGCTCCGACTCCGCTGGGGGAACCGCCCCCGACGCCGGCGGCTCGCCGGACGCCGACGGCGACGCCCCCCGGACGGGGAAGATGACCGACGAGGAACTGCAGGACGTCCTCAAAGACCTCCAGACCAACATCACGGTCGTCGGCTGCGGGGGGGCCGGCGGCAACACGGTTAATCGGATGTTCGAGGAGGGGATCCACGGCGCGGACCTGGTCGCGGCCAACACCGACGTGCAGCACCTCGTCAACATCGAGGCCGACACGAAGATCCTGATGGGCCAGGAGAAGACCCAGGGTCGCGGCGCTGGCTCGCTCCCGCAGGTCGGCGAGGAGGCCGCCATCGAGTCGCAAAACGAGATCCGCGAGTCGCTCGAGGGCTCGGACATGGTGTTCGTCACCGCCGGCCTCGGCGGCGGCACCGGCACGGGCTCGGCCCCGGTCGTCGCGAAGGCGGCCCGCGAGATCGGCGCGCTCACCATCGCCATCGTCACCACCCCCTTCACCGCCGAGGGCGAGGTGCGACGGACGAACGCCGAGGCGGGGCTCGAACGCCTCCGCGACGTGGCCGACACCGTGATCGTCGTCCCCAACGACCGCCTCCTCGACGCCGTCGGGAAGCTCCCCGTCCGCCAGGCGTTCAAGATCTCCGACGAGGTGCTGATGCGCAGCGTCAAGGGCATCACCGAGCTGATCACCAAGCCCGGCCTCGTCAACCTCGACTTCGCCGACGTCCGCACCGTCATGGAGAAGGGCGGCGTCGCGATGATAGGCCTCGGCGAGTCCGACTCCGACACGAAGGCCCAGGAGTCCGTCCAGTCGGCGTTGCGCTCGCCGCTGCTCGACGTGGACATCTCCGGGGCGAACTCCGCACTGGTGAACGTCACCGGCGGCTCGGACATGTCCATCGAGGAGGCCGAGGGCGTCGTCGAGGAGATCTACGACCGGATCGACCCCGACGCGCGGATCATCTGGGGCACCTCGATCGACGAGGAACTCGAGGGGCAGATGCGGACGATGATCGTCGTCACGGGCGTCGACTCTCCCCAGATTTACGGCCGCAACGAGGCCGCACAGGTCGCCGCCGGCGACAACCTCGAGGACATCGACTACGTCGAGTAA
- a CDS encoding shikimate dehydrogenase, producing the protein MDVYGLIGNPVGHSLSPPMHEAAYDALDVDARYVALEPDADEGAAAVEAAATLGMSGLNVTVPFKRDVLAAVEPSDLAAAVGAVNTVDFAYDPPRGYNTDVSGVRRAFGHHGVEREGAAVVVGAGGAGRAAAFALAEDVDALHVANRTAARAEELAGEVREALGATRAGGADDAGDADADPAATPPTRVTAGGLDTLAGTVPSADLLVNATTVGMESDETPVPAEHLHGDMAVLDAVYAPLDTRLLREARAAGATAVDGAWMLLYQGVEAFERWTDRDAPVGAMNGALRDALDRSE; encoded by the coding sequence ATGGACGTGTACGGACTGATCGGGAATCCGGTCGGGCACTCGCTGTCGCCGCCGATGCACGAGGCGGCCTACGACGCGCTCGACGTGGACGCGCGGTACGTCGCCCTCGAACCGGACGCAGACGAGGGCGCGGCGGCCGTGGAGGCGGCGGCGACGCTCGGGATGAGTGGACTGAACGTCACGGTGCCGTTCAAGCGGGACGTGCTCGCGGCCGTCGAGCCGAGCGACCTCGCGGCGGCGGTCGGCGCGGTCAACACCGTCGACTTCGCGTACGACCCGCCGCGGGGGTACAACACCGACGTGTCCGGGGTCCGACGGGCGTTCGGGCACCACGGCGTCGAACGCGAGGGTGCCGCCGTCGTCGTCGGGGCTGGCGGGGCCGGTCGTGCGGCCGCGTTCGCGTTGGCAGAGGACGTCGACGCCCTGCACGTCGCCAACCGGACGGCGGCCCGGGCCGAGGAACTGGCCGGCGAGGTTCGCGAGGCGCTGGGAGCCACCCGCGCGGGCGGCGCTGACGACGCGGGGGACGCGGACGCCGACCCCGCGGCGACGCCCCCGACGCGCGTGACCGCCGGCGGCCTCGACACGCTCGCGGGGACGGTGCCGTCGGCCGATCTGCTCGTCAACGCGACGACCGTCGGGATGGAGTCCGACGAGACGCCCGTGCCCGCCGAGCACCTCCACGGGGACATGGCGGTGCTGGACGCGGTGTACGCCCCGCTCGACACCCGACTGCTTCGGGAGGCGCGGGCGGCGGGCGCGACCGCCGTCGACGGCGCGTGGATGCTGCTGTACCAGGGCGTCGAGGCGTTCGAGCGATGGACCGATCGCGACGCCCCCGTCGGGGCGATGAACGGCGCGCTTCGCGACGCGCTCGACCGGTCGGAGTGA
- a CDS encoding calcium/sodium antiporter: MLLQLADVLLTEHGLFLLLGVVFLYLGAEALVRGAAGLALGVGIHAALVGVTVVAFATTAPELFIGVIAGVDGDAQLGLGAVIGSNIANIGLVLGVSALLRPLSVSRNVVRRHLPFMALAALLVVVFGLDGTIGRIEGGVFLLVLAAFTVVLYRGATDAAEAVDESGAVADGGAVVEEVPEVDADAGVQPRHVAFLVVGLALLFFGSRWLIDSGRSMLYQLGFTQRLIGLTVLAFGTSLPEFAASVVAAVRGEADFSVGNVVGSNIYNVLAVLGLLAIIAPVFVSSGVSSFDFPALIAFTAAAAVVMLRGGEVGRLDGTVLLGGYLVFFYLLLP, encoded by the coding sequence ATGCTGCTTCAGTTGGCTGACGTACTCCTGACGGAGCACGGCCTGTTCTTGCTCTTGGGGGTCGTGTTCCTCTATCTCGGCGCGGAGGCGCTCGTGAGGGGGGCCGCCGGGCTCGCCCTCGGGGTCGGGATTCACGCGGCGCTCGTCGGCGTGACCGTCGTGGCGTTCGCGACGACGGCTCCGGAACTGTTCATCGGCGTCATCGCGGGCGTCGACGGCGACGCACAGCTCGGGCTCGGCGCGGTCATCGGCTCGAACATCGCCAACATCGGGCTGGTGCTCGGCGTCTCGGCGCTGCTGCGTCCCCTGTCGGTGTCGCGGAACGTGGTCCGCAGGCACCTGCCGTTCATGGCGCTCGCGGCGCTGTTGGTCGTCGTCTTCGGGCTCGACGGGACGATCGGTCGCATCGAGGGCGGGGTGTTCCTGCTCGTGCTCGCCGCGTTCACGGTCGTGCTGTACCGGGGTGCCACGGACGCGGCCGAGGCCGTCGACGAGTCCGGCGCGGTCGCCGACGGCGGCGCGGTCGTCGAGGAGGTGCCCGAGGTCGACGCGGACGCCGGCGTCCAGCCCCGGCACGTCGCGTTCCTCGTCGTCGGCCTCGCGCTGCTGTTCTTCGGCTCGCGGTGGCTCATCGACAGCGGGCGGTCGATGCTGTACCAGCTCGGATTCACCCAGCGGCTCATCGGGCTGACGGTGCTGGCGTTCGGCACGTCGCTGCCGGAGTTCGCCGCCAGCGTCGTCGCCGCGGTCCGCGGGGAGGCGGACTTCTCCGTGGGCAACGTCGTCGGCTCCAACATCTACAACGTGCTCGCGGTGCTGGGCCTGCTGGCGATCATCGCCCCCGTGTTCGTCTCCTCGGGCGTCTCCTCGTTCGACTTCCCGGCGCTCATCGCGTTCACCGCCGCGGCGGCGGTGGTGATGCTCCGCGGCGGCGAGGTCGGCCGACTCGACGGGACCGTCCTGCTGGGCGGGTACCTCGTGTTCTTCTACCTGCTGCTCCCGTAG
- a CDS encoding PHP-associated domain-containing protein, translated as MSDRRTRVDPHVKILDERVVERARESGIETLVYAPHFVRLPEIRARAERFSTDAVTVVPAREVFTGDWGNRRHLLAIGLDEPVPDFITFEAALAEFDRQGAAVLVPHPGFMNVSLIRAEVGAYRDRIDAVETHNAKLFDRHNRRGVRTAEAFDIPGFGSSYAHLRGTVGSAWTEFEGDVTDEESLVTAFRERTPRSVVNRRDPATRLRRLAEFAHLGYENSWGKLDRLFLSGMEATHPRHIAYDGRFDDVAVY; from the coding sequence GTGAGCGACCGACGGACGCGGGTGGACCCGCACGTGAAGATCCTCGACGAGCGCGTCGTCGAGCGCGCCCGCGAGTCGGGGATCGAGACGCTGGTGTACGCTCCGCACTTCGTTCGACTCCCCGAAATCCGCGCCCGTGCCGAGCGGTTCTCGACCGACGCGGTGACCGTCGTCCCCGCCCGCGAGGTGTTCACCGGCGACTGGGGGAACCGGCGACACCTGCTCGCGATCGGGCTCGACGAGCCGGTGCCCGACTTCATCACCTTCGAGGCGGCGCTGGCGGAGTTCGACCGACAGGGTGCGGCCGTGCTCGTCCCCCACCCGGGATTCATGAACGTGAGTCTCATCCGCGCGGAGGTGGGCGCGTACCGCGACCGGATCGACGCCGTCGAGACGCACAACGCGAAGCTGTTCGACCGGCACAACCGACGGGGCGTTCGCACGGCCGAAGCGTTCGACATCCCGGGGTTCGGCTCGTCGTACGCGCACCTCCGCGGAACCGTCGGCTCCGCGTGGACGGAGTTCGAGGGCGACGTGACCGACGAGGAGTCGCTCGTGACGGCGTTTCGAGAGCGGACGCCCCGGTCGGTGGTGAACCGTCGCGACCCGGCGACGCGACTGCGTCGGCTGGCGGAGTTCGCCCACCTCGGCTACGAGAACTCCTGGGGGAAACTCGACCGACTGTTCCTCTCGGGGATGGAGGCGACCCATCCGCGCCACATCGCATACGACGGCCGATTCGACGACGTGGCGGTGTACTGA
- a CDS encoding D-aminoacyl-tRNA deacylase, which produces MIGIVVSRADRASTHIAERLLALADWTERTDDDRADADGGGTYHTLDPATATEAVADADRDGAVAVDTGDCPTRFELRVFDELHIRLGDPTPAFSERPDYLVFVSRHAGDTGPLLTCHFTGNLGEAEYGGESRSLAPTCPGVQRALVAGFDDHAPEGYEVAIEGTHHGPTDLATPAVFAELGSDDEQWDDPAGATAVARAVLDLPARDASVAVGDPDRPRHLVGFGGGHYAPRFERVIRETPWGVGHVAVDWQLEELGHPEEHGDVLEAAVAASDADHTLVEGERPALRDALADRDVRVVSETWVRAVGDRPLGLVASLESDLCPVEDGLRFGDRAPTGNSGDAGNTGNAGDAGDSATADDAVAGEAAADGYRIVDLPAELLAAAQGVDAEAARTAVDAHVVAVETEQSGSRPAGRAAVPAHGDDTVADAADTDAAGPDAYDALVDDLAAILRGTYDEVVREDGAVVARVESFDPELAATLGVPEGPKFGALSAGEPVEVDGETVPPEAVSREREERFPV; this is translated from the coding sequence GTGATCGGTATCGTCGTCTCCCGCGCGGACCGCGCCTCGACCCACATCGCCGAGCGCCTGCTCGCGCTCGCCGACTGGACCGAACGGACCGACGACGACCGCGCCGACGCCGACGGCGGCGGGACGTACCACACGCTCGACCCCGCGACTGCGACCGAAGCCGTCGCCGACGCGGACCGGGACGGCGCGGTCGCGGTCGACACCGGCGACTGCCCCACCCGCTTCGAACTCCGCGTCTTCGACGAACTGCACATCCGCCTCGGCGACCCCACGCCCGCGTTCTCCGAGCGCCCCGACTACCTCGTGTTCGTCTCGCGCCACGCAGGCGACACCGGCCCCCTCCTGACGTGTCACTTCACGGGCAACCTCGGCGAGGCGGAGTACGGCGGCGAGTCGCGCTCGCTGGCCCCGACGTGTCCGGGGGTCCAGCGCGCGCTCGTCGCCGGCTTCGACGACCACGCCCCCGAGGGGTACGAGGTGGCGATCGAGGGGACCCATCACGGCCCGACCGACCTCGCGACGCCCGCTGTGTTCGCTGAACTCGGCAGCGACGACGAGCAGTGGGACGACCCGGCGGGCGCAACCGCCGTCGCTCGCGCCGTGCTCGATCTCCCCGCCCGGGACGCGAGCGTCGCCGTCGGCGACCCCGACCGACCGCGTCACCTCGTCGGCTTCGGCGGCGGTCACTACGCCCCGCGGTTCGAGCGAGTGATTCGCGAGACCCCCTGGGGGGTCGGCCACGTCGCCGTCGACTGGCAACTCGAGGAACTGGGTCACCCCGAGGAACACGGCGACGTGCTCGAGGCCGCGGTCGCCGCCAGCGACGCGGACCACACGCTCGTCGAGGGCGAGCGCCCCGCCCTCCGGGACGCGCTGGCCGACCGCGACGTGCGAGTGGTGAGCGAGACGTGGGTCCGCGCGGTCGGCGACCGGCCGCTGGGGCTGGTGGCGTCCCTGGAGTCGGATCTGTGTCCGGTCGAGGACGGCCTCCGGTTCGGCGACCGCGCGCCCACCGGAAACTCCGGGGACGCCGGGAATACTGGGAACGCTGGGGACGCCGGGGATTCCGCCACGGCGGACGACGCGGTCGCCGGCGAGGCGGCCGCCGACGGCTACCGCATCGTCGACCTCCCGGCCGAATTGCTCGCGGCGGCGCAGGGCGTCGACGCCGAGGCGGCCAGGACCGCGGTCGACGCCCACGTGGTCGCCGTCGAGACCGAGCAGTCAGGGAGCCGCCCCGCGGGACGCGCGGCGGTCCCCGCGCACGGCGACGATACGGTCGCCGACGCCGCGGACACAGACGCCGCCGGTCCCGACGCGTACGACGCGCTCGTCGACGATCTCGCGGCGATACTACGCGGGACGTACGACGAGGTCGTCCGCGAGGACGGCGCGGTGGTCGCGCGCGTGGAGTCGTTCGACCCCGAGCTGGCGGCGACGCTCGGCGTGCCCGAGGGGCCGAAGTTCGGCGCGCTCTCGGCCGGCGAGCCGGTCGAGGTCGACGGCGAGACGGTCCCGCCCGAGGCGGTCAGCAGGGAACGAGAGGAGCGCTTCCCCGTCTGA
- a CDS encoding helix-hairpin-helix domain-containing protein, whose translation MAILRTIKRLLGIGGASESNERASEASVTVEREREEPEADAGTEAAVKGTDDAEISDADPDDEGDEPAAADTDAVASTGSAVDADAEGAAEPAEAAATPGDEESGDDGVDAGGDEPGEDDGDAVDAESEGDDPVAAGTDADASTEALVDEEAANEEAAAAAEPAEAAGPESEDVTTDVDDVDPTEGDGSEGTDGDEASDGDEESDGESTDDGVPVDEIKGIGPAYAERLGEIGIDTVADLVAADPAEVAERTTVSEKRVSRWIDRAAEHEA comes from the coding sequence ATGGCCATCCTTCGGACGATCAAACGCCTGCTGGGTATCGGGGGCGCGAGCGAGTCGAACGAGCGGGCGAGCGAGGCCTCGGTAACCGTCGAGCGCGAGCGCGAGGAGCCGGAGGCCGACGCCGGGACCGAAGCGGCGGTGAAGGGAACCGACGACGCCGAGATCAGCGACGCCGACCCGGACGACGAGGGCGACGAGCCGGCGGCCGCCGACACCGACGCCGTCGCCTCAACCGGGTCGGCCGTCGACGCGGACGCCGAGGGCGCGGCCGAGCCTGCCGAGGCCGCCGCGACACCCGGCGACGAAGAAAGCGGGGACGACGGAGTCGACGCCGGAGGCGACGAACCCGGCGAGGACGACGGCGACGCGGTCGACGCCGAGAGCGAGGGCGACGACCCGGTCGCCGCCGGCACCGACGCCGACGCCTCCACGGAGGCGCTCGTCGACGAGGAGGCGGCCAACGAGGAGGCGGCCGCGGCCGCCGAGCCGGCCGAGGCCGCGGGCCCGGAGTCCGAGGACGTGACGACGGACGTGGACGACGTGGATCCGACCGAGGGCGACGGGAGTGAGGGAACCGACGGGGACGAAGCGAGCGACGGGGATGAGGAGAGCGACGGGGAATCGACGGACGACGGCGTTCCGGTCGACGAGATCAAGGGGATCGGCCCGGCGTACGCCGAGCGACTGGGAGAGATCGGCATCGACACGGTCGCCGACCTCGTCGCCGCCGACCCCGCGGAGGTGGCCGAGCGCACGACCGTCTCCGAGAAGCGCGTCTCCCGCTGGATCGATCGCGCCGCCGAACACGAGGCGTAG
- a CDS encoding metal-dependent hydrolase translates to MNKKGHVLNAILLAIGLAYILQPAGDVETFVTIAELFVPLVLGALFPDVDTAFGKHRKTLHNLPVLAVIVAYPIYFGNLQFVWIGVATHYLLDVVGSKRGIALFYPLSSTEYGLPIGVTTSSKWADAFTVVITLAELAALALLQFFVVDLNTGTPREAVAAMLTGLPV, encoded by the coding sequence GTGAACAAGAAGGGCCACGTGCTGAACGCGATCCTGTTGGCGATCGGACTGGCGTACATTCTCCAACCCGCCGGCGACGTGGAGACGTTCGTCACCATCGCGGAGCTGTTCGTCCCGCTGGTGCTCGGCGCGCTGTTCCCGGACGTGGACACCGCCTTCGGCAAGCACCGCAAGACCCTGCACAACCTCCCGGTGTTGGCGGTGATCGTCGCGTACCCGATCTACTTCGGCAACCTCCAGTTCGTCTGGATCGGCGTCGCCACGCACTACCTGCTCGACGTGGTCGGGAGCAAGCGCGGGATCGCGCTGTTCTACCCGCTGTCGTCGACGGAGTACGGGCTTCCGATCGGCGTGACGACCTCCAGCAAGTGGGCGGACGCGTTCACCGTCGTCATCACGCTCGCGGAGTTAGCGGCGCTGGCGCTCCTCCAGTTCTTCGTCGTCGACCTGAACACCGGGACCCCGCGCGAGGCCGTCGCGGCCATGCTCACCGGGCTACCGGTCTGA
- a CDS encoding transcription elongation factor Spt5, translating into MPIYSVKTTASQERTVADMIASKEMAGIYAVLAPDQLTSYVMVEAEDDAVIRRVLEEVPHAQGLVEGPGGEAGQSSMSEVEHFLSPTPDVEGIAEGDIVELIAGPFKGEKAQVQRIDEGKDQVTVELYEATVPIPVTVRGDQIRVLDSEER; encoded by the coding sequence GTGCCCATCTACTCGGTGAAGACGACGGCCAGCCAGGAGCGCACCGTCGCGGACATGATCGCCAGCAAGGAGATGGCCGGGATCTACGCCGTGCTCGCGCCCGATCAGCTCACCAGCTACGTGATGGTCGAGGCCGAGGACGACGCGGTCATCCGGCGCGTGTTGGAGGAGGTGCCTCACGCCCAGGGGCTCGTCGAAGGACCCGGCGGCGAGGCCGGCCAGTCGTCGATGTCGGAGGTCGAGCACTTCCTCTCGCCGACTCCCGACGTGGAGGGGATCGCCGAGGGCGACATCGTCGAACTCATCGCCGGCCCGTTCAAGGGAGAGAAGGCGCAGGTCCAGCGCATCGACGAGGGCAAAGATCAGGTGACCGTCGAACTGTACGAGGCGACGGTTCCCATCCCGGTGACGGTTCGCGGCGACCAGATCCGCGTGCTCGACAGCGAGGAACGATAG
- a CDS encoding sodium:calcium antiporter has translation MSSRLRHPLTALFGGIALTLPWILSWLTGVNEGFSTLTTVGVAGVAVLGASFLLAWGAETAEKDVPRAFAIAVLAVLAVAPEYAVDALYAWQAGQGDAAASNLAVANMTGANRILIGIGWSGIALFSVYRAYSGGGADPNVVKRDGFLRDYVDLDRDISLEIAFLFLATVFAFFVPLGGGIGAIDTIVLVGLYLAYILVIIRGDVEEVEEQVGVPAYFQARARSIRIPVVLGLFTYSGLLIFTAVEPFAHGLEALGLQFGIPEFFMIQWIAPLASESPELIVTAYLVNKARSTAAFNALISSKLNQWTLLIGTLVVVYSISLGQYGVLMFDEKQASEIWITAAQSLFALAILINFQISVRESLLLLVLFLSQVITEFYFIRTMSEAAAEANSILLLDAFTVFYLVISVGLLAARRDQIREVATLTGATVRDAVDGDAEQPAD, from the coding sequence ATGAGTTCACGACTCCGTCATCCCCTCACCGCGCTGTTCGGGGGGATCGCGCTGACCCTCCCGTGGATCCTGTCGTGGCTGACCGGCGTGAACGAGGGCTTCTCGACGCTGACGACCGTCGGCGTCGCCGGCGTCGCCGTGCTGGGGGCGTCGTTCCTGCTCGCGTGGGGGGCCGAGACCGCGGAGAAGGACGTGCCGCGGGCGTTCGCCATCGCGGTGCTGGCGGTGCTGGCGGTCGCGCCCGAGTACGCCGTCGACGCGCTGTACGCCTGGCAGGCCGGCCAGGGCGACGCGGCCGCGTCGAACCTCGCGGTCGCGAACATGACCGGCGCGAACCGGATCCTCATCGGCATCGGCTGGTCCGGGATCGCGCTGTTCTCCGTCTATCGGGCGTACAGCGGCGGCGGCGCGGACCCCAACGTCGTCAAGCGCGACGGCTTCCTGCGAGACTACGTCGACCTCGACCGCGACATCTCCCTGGAGATCGCCTTCCTGTTTCTCGCGACCGTCTTCGCCTTCTTCGTGCCGCTGGGGGGCGGGATCGGCGCTATCGACACCATCGTCCTCGTCGGCCTGTACCTCGCGTACATCCTCGTGATCATCCGCGGCGACGTGGAGGAAGTCGAGGAACAGGTCGGCGTTCCCGCCTATTTCCAGGCGAGGGCGCGCTCGATACGGATCCCGGTCGTGCTCGGCCTGTTCACCTACTCCGGGCTGCTCATCTTCACCGCCGTCGAGCCGTTCGCCCACGGGCTGGAGGCGCTGGGCCTCCAGTTCGGCATCCCCGAGTTCTTCATGATCCAGTGGATCGCGCCGCTGGCCTCCGAGAGCCCGGAGCTGATCGTCACCGCCTACCTCGTCAACAAGGCGCGGTCGACGGCGGCGTTCAACGCCCTCATCTCCTCGAAGCTGAACCAGTGGACGCTGCTCATCGGGACGCTCGTCGTCGTGTACAGCATCTCGCTGGGGCAGTACGGCGTGCTCATGTTCGACGAGAAGCAGGCCTCTGAGATCTGGATCACCGCCGCACAGAGCCTCTTCGCGCTCGCGATACTCATCAACTTCCAGATCTCCGTGCGCGAGTCGCTGCTGCTGCTCGTGTTGTTCCTCTCGCAGGTGATCACGGAGTTCTACTTCATCCGGACGATGTCGGAGGCGGCCGCCGAGGCCAACTCCATCCTCCTGCTCGACGCGTTCACCGTCTTCTATCTCGTCATCTCCGTCGGACTGCTCGCGGCCCGCCGCGATCAGATCCGCGAGGTGGCGACGCTGACGGGCGCGACCGTCCGCGACGCTGTCGACGGCGACGCCGAACAGCCGGCCGACTGA
- a CDS encoding CinA family protein, with amino-acid sequence MREFASDPTVEERVGDALREADATVATAESCTGGLIGSLLTDVPGSSDYFDRSIVTYSYDAKLEELAVPREHLDREGAVSEPVALAMARGVRDTAGVDWGVSTTGIAGPAGGSEEKPVGTVYVGVARRGEWGTGESGAAVERYEFDGTRAEIKAQIARRALRDLLDAVADHE; translated from the coding sequence ATGCGCGAGTTCGCATCCGACCCGACCGTCGAGGAGCGCGTCGGCGACGCCCTCCGCGAGGCCGACGCGACGGTCGCGACCGCCGAGTCGTGTACGGGCGGCCTGATCGGGTCGCTGCTGACGGACGTGCCCGGCTCCAGCGACTACTTCGATCGCTCGATCGTCACCTACAGCTACGACGCGAAGTTGGAGGAGCTAGCCGTCCCCCGTGAACACCTCGATCGCGAGGGAGCCGTCTCCGAGCCGGTCGCGCTCGCGATGGCTCGCGGCGTCCGCGACACCGCCGGCGTCGACTGGGGCGTCTCGACGACGGGGATCGCCGGACCGGCCGGGGGAAGCGAGGAGAAGCCCGTCGGCACCGTCTACGTCGGAGTCGCCCGCCGCGGCGAGTGGGGAACCGGCGAGAGCGGAGCGGCCGTCGAACGGTACGAGTTCGACGGAACGCGGGCCGAGATCAAAGCTCAGATCGCGCGGCGGGCGCTGCGGGACCTACTCGACGCCGTCGCGGACCACGAGTAA
- a CDS encoding Rieske 2Fe-2S domain-containing protein, which produces MDEAARIVDADEVAEGETLLFTLRDDEGEPAEAFCTRLSDGAIVAYRNYCQHWTDVRLDKGDGARVTNGEVWCQRHGATFQLDTGYCDFGPCEGSVMESVDVVVADGGVFLDDDGYTFDHLGEHEGEGDEEGGSDGGGRIDFTGS; this is translated from the coding sequence ATGGACGAGGCCGCGCGGATCGTCGACGCCGACGAGGTCGCGGAGGGCGAGACGCTGTTGTTCACGCTGCGCGACGACGAGGGAGAGCCCGCGGAGGCGTTCTGCACCCGGCTGTCCGACGGCGCTATCGTCGCGTACCGCAACTACTGCCAGCATTGGACGGACGTGCGCCTCGACAAGGGCGACGGGGCGCGCGTCACGAACGGCGAGGTGTGGTGTCAGCGACACGGCGCGACGTTCCAACTCGATACCGGCTACTGTGACTTCGGCCCCTGCGAAGGGTCGGTGATGGAGTCGGTGGACGTGGTCGTCGCCGACGGCGGCGTGTTCCTCGACGACGACGGGTACACCTTCGACCACCTCGGCGAACACGAGGGGGAGGGCGACGAGGAGGGTGGAAGCGACGGCGGTGGGCGGATCGACTTCACCGGCTCCTGA
- a CDS encoding protein translocase SEC61 complex subunit gamma: protein MDVKYDLTSYVRVLKLASTPSWEEFSQISKIAGAGIFLVGFLGFVIFAIMTTLTGGI, encoded by the coding sequence ATGGATGTCAAGTACGACCTGACAAGCTACGTCAGGGTGCTCAAGCTGGCGAGCACGCCCTCTTGGGAGGAGTTCTCCCAGATCTCCAAGATCGCCGGCGCGGGCATCTTCCTCGTGGGCTTTCTCGGGTTCGTCATCTTCGCGATCATGACGACGCTCACCGGAGGGATCTGA